From Mycobacterium lacus, one genomic window encodes:
- the nbtC gene encoding nocobactin polyketide synthase NbtC, translating into MLRDEAAALLAYAVDHPEVAPDRIAEMLFRTRIARRHRALAMVANRDDLVGALRAVADGLEHPSLVRTNAPAAARRVAYVFPGQGGQRPGMGRLFYESVPAFQAEVDRCAAVFQAQFGGSPLDYLLDEHLSADDSAATVQPALFTQMAGLAAMWRSFGIAPSITIGHSQGEIAAAYVSGAITLTDAAAVVGIRARAADEFASGDYAMAVVAADRDTCEDVLARSSGWTQLSVVNSPSMVGISGDRETVRGIVDTFTERGTFARVIRVQYPAHTSLINEFADKLRATTRSQLQNPKFLDTEIDCLGATLGGPITQDLPVDQYWFWNLRNTVRFDKAIAAAAARDVDTFVELAEHPALQLAIQDNLAALGGDAAAIVVGTSDRTATSLDRFTHNLAWLAVHDLDYSWECLRSESGAPIPLPLTDFPNARMHETRLWLPYQDAPGQVVATTANPAEAPRTTPARLLVEQWSRLAQRSLIPPRAIGIVDHTGDCADLAAAVRVAAAEVGATARVIDAERGLDTNTTGVDLNTLVILLPPSPKLDDPAAAAEVATFFGNRTWWPGISETVTDCWLVTVGGEAVVADDAPPDLVHAAASAGFRSMGAEHLGVGFRHLDLAGGSTTAESAHAILAALHTGDEPELAFRNGGLYAKRIVEGDGGVVDSDSVHPEHVLIIGGTGNLGLEFCEHFARRGARRITLVSRSGETAAIADRLQRIRSATPTQIHVTKCDVGDQAAVSQLAAESQDTPADLIIHAAVHYSAITLEHITAEKVEQALRAKVVGIWRVLTTFPRTDDCRVVLCSSARATIGGRGQVVYAAANRMLDAMAHRLRAEGLDCVSVQWGQWTVHFDLDADSVAQLAGIGVLPMAPADAIAVGMTRFRRNAIVLAFDFDRARPILQTLGYGPLVSRLTSPVVETRALADQASLPRRLIHLLAEAIGVDRAEAIDTEAPMVAIGLDSLQALELRRRVKIEFNHDLEVADLLGGASISDVLAQLEVR; encoded by the coding sequence CTGTTGCGCGACGAGGCGGCAGCCCTTCTTGCGTATGCCGTGGATCATCCCGAGGTCGCGCCCGACCGGATCGCCGAAATGCTGTTCCGGACACGGATCGCCCGCCGGCACCGCGCGCTGGCTATGGTGGCCAACCGCGACGACTTGGTCGGCGCCCTGCGGGCGGTTGCCGACGGCCTCGAACATCCTTCGTTGGTGCGCACCAACGCGCCAGCCGCCGCGCGCCGGGTCGCCTATGTCTTTCCCGGACAGGGCGGCCAGCGCCCCGGGATGGGGCGGCTGTTCTACGAATCGGTCCCCGCATTCCAGGCCGAGGTGGATCGCTGCGCCGCGGTATTCCAGGCGCAGTTCGGCGGATCACCGCTGGATTACCTTCTCGACGAACATCTTTCGGCCGACGATAGCGCGGCCACCGTTCAGCCCGCGTTGTTTACCCAAATGGCTGGGCTGGCCGCGATGTGGCGCTCATTCGGCATCGCACCGAGCATCACCATCGGGCACAGCCAGGGCGAGATCGCCGCTGCCTATGTATCCGGCGCGATCACGTTGACGGATGCCGCCGCCGTGGTCGGGATTCGCGCGCGTGCCGCCGACGAGTTCGCTTCCGGTGACTACGCGATGGCGGTCGTCGCCGCCGACCGCGACACCTGCGAGGACGTGCTGGCGCGAAGCTCGGGCTGGACGCAACTGTCGGTGGTCAATTCGCCGAGCATGGTGGGAATCTCCGGTGACCGCGAAACGGTGCGGGGCATCGTGGACACGTTCACCGAGCGCGGCACGTTCGCCCGAGTTATTCGCGTCCAATACCCCGCACACACCAGCCTGATCAATGAGTTCGCCGACAAACTGCGTGCCACCACGCGCAGCCAGCTGCAGAACCCGAAATTCCTCGACACGGAGATCGACTGCCTCGGCGCCACACTCGGCGGTCCCATCACCCAAGACCTGCCGGTCGACCAGTACTGGTTCTGGAACCTGCGCAACACCGTCCGGTTCGACAAGGCGATCGCGGCCGCGGCGGCCCGCGACGTCGACACGTTCGTGGAGCTTGCCGAACACCCGGCGCTACAGTTGGCAATTCAAGACAATCTCGCCGCCCTGGGCGGCGACGCCGCGGCCATCGTGGTCGGCACATCCGACCGAACGGCCACCAGCCTCGACCGGTTCACCCACAATCTGGCTTGGCTGGCAGTACATGACCTGGACTATTCCTGGGAATGCCTGCGCAGCGAGTCGGGCGCTCCAATCCCGTTGCCGCTAACCGATTTCCCCAACGCGCGAATGCACGAGACCCGGCTGTGGTTGCCGTATCAGGATGCCCCGGGTCAAGTTGTTGCCACCACGGCGAATCCCGCTGAGGCCCCGAGAACCACACCGGCACGACTTCTCGTCGAGCAGTGGAGCAGGCTGGCACAGCGCTCACTCATCCCACCGCGTGCGATCGGCATCGTCGATCACACGGGCGACTGCGCGGACCTGGCCGCAGCCGTACGCGTTGCCGCGGCGGAGGTTGGTGCGACGGCTCGGGTGATCGATGCCGAACGCGGCCTCGACACCAACACGACCGGAGTCGATCTCAACACCCTGGTCATATTGCTTCCGCCGTCGCCGAAGCTGGACGACCCCGCCGCGGCGGCCGAGGTCGCCACGTTCTTCGGGAACCGCACGTGGTGGCCGGGAATATCCGAAACGGTTACCGACTGCTGGCTGGTGACGGTGGGCGGTGAGGCGGTGGTTGCCGACGATGCGCCGCCGGATCTGGTCCATGCGGCCGCAAGTGCGGGCTTTCGCAGCATGGGCGCCGAGCATCTGGGTGTGGGATTCCGCCATCTCGATCTGGCGGGGGGATCGACGACGGCAGAATCGGCACACGCGATACTCGCCGCGCTGCACACGGGAGACGAGCCGGAGCTGGCATTCCGCAACGGCGGCCTCTACGCCAAGCGGATCGTCGAGGGCGACGGCGGGGTGGTCGACTCCGATAGTGTGCACCCCGAGCACGTGCTGATCATCGGGGGAACCGGAAACCTCGGGCTCGAATTCTGCGAGCACTTCGCACGCCGCGGCGCGCGGCGAATCACGCTGGTCAGCAGGTCGGGCGAGACCGCTGCAATAGCCGATCGACTGCAACGGATCCGTTCGGCCACTCCGACGCAAATCCATGTCACCAAGTGCGACGTGGGCGACCAAGCCGCGGTATCGCAACTGGCCGCCGAAAGCCAAGACACACCCGCGGATCTGATCATCCATGCCGCCGTGCACTATTCGGCGATCACGCTAGAGCACATAACCGCCGAGAAGGTCGAGCAGGCGTTGCGGGCCAAGGTTGTCGGCATCTGGCGGGTCCTGACAACATTTCCCCGGACCGACGACTGTCGCGTCGTTCTGTGCTCCTCGGCGAGAGCAACGATCGGCGGTCGCGGCCAGGTCGTCTACGCGGCGGCCAACCGAATGCTCGACGCCATGGCGCACCGGCTCCGAGCCGAGGGCCTGGACTGTGTTTCCGTGCAGTGGGGCCAATGGACCGTTCACTTTGACCTCGATGCCGACAGCGTGGCGCAGCTGGCCGGCATCGGTGTGCTTCCCATGGCGCCCGCCGATGCAATCGCCGTGGGGATGACCCGGTTTCGTCGAAATGCCATCGTCTTGGCCTTCGACTTCGATCGTGCACGACCGATTCTGCAAACCCTCGGCTACGGCCCGTTGGTGTCACGGCTGACCTCGCCTGTCGTCGAAACCCGCGCCCTCGCCGATCAGGCGTCGCTCCCGCGGCGGTTGATACACCTGCTGGCCGAGGCCATCGGTGTGGATCGCGCCGAAGCGATCGACACGGAAGCGCCCATGGTCGCGATCGGCCTGGACTCGTTGCAGGCACTCGAGCTACGGCGTCGCGTCAAGATCGAGTTCAATCACGACCTCGAGGTCGCCGATCTCCTCGGCGGGGCATCCATTTCCGATGTTCTGGCCCAGTTGGAGGTGAGGTGA
- a CDS encoding beta-ketoacyl [acyl carrier protein] synthase domain-containing protein encodes MRANSLSDNGSGIDPIVISGMAVEAPGGIDTPGALWSALTEARELITPFPRDRGWPIDELLSLSQVDGWGQVCDAGGFLDGAGTFDPARFGVTHREAIAMHPQQRVALRVAWKALENAGINPGSLDGADVGCFVGMSQTEYGPRVTTVDAYSGHRLVGMGQLGAAGRISHCLGLTGPSMAIDSACASSLTALQLAATSVRTGECDWALAGAVCVMGSPAAFYEFARLNALSDDGHCRAYSDDASGTVWGEGAGMVVVERESRARQSGRRIYGRILAVRTNHNGKGKPILVPRVRAQEQLMRKTIDAAGIDPVDVGMIEGHGTATPVGDPVELLALFKTYGAAGSEALLGSMKSNAGHAQAASGILGLIKLLLAGRHGHIPPTLFSDNPTKKVDWDLTGLRLATKVHEWQPKDGLRYGAVSSFGAGGANAHVIIAMPASEHCDS; translated from the coding sequence ATGCGAGCAAACAGCTTGAGCGACAACGGATCTGGTATCGATCCGATCGTCATTTCCGGAATGGCCGTCGAGGCGCCGGGGGGAATCGACACCCCCGGCGCCTTGTGGTCGGCGCTCACCGAAGCCCGGGAGCTGATCACCCCCTTCCCGCGGGATCGCGGCTGGCCCATCGACGAACTTCTGTCATTGTCGCAGGTGGACGGCTGGGGTCAGGTTTGCGACGCGGGCGGATTCCTGGACGGTGCGGGAACGTTCGACCCTGCCCGCTTTGGCGTCACCCATCGCGAAGCCATCGCGATGCATCCCCAGCAACGAGTCGCGTTGCGGGTGGCCTGGAAGGCATTGGAGAACGCCGGGATCAACCCCGGCTCGCTCGACGGAGCGGACGTCGGCTGTTTCGTCGGAATGTCGCAGACGGAGTATGGCCCGCGCGTGACCACGGTCGACGCCTACAGCGGACACCGGCTGGTCGGGATGGGACAACTGGGCGCCGCTGGCCGGATCTCGCACTGCCTGGGGCTGACCGGTCCGTCCATGGCCATCGATTCCGCGTGCGCATCCTCGCTCACCGCGTTGCAACTGGCCGCCACCTCGGTGCGGACGGGCGAGTGCGATTGGGCGCTCGCGGGCGCGGTGTGTGTCATGGGTTCGCCCGCCGCTTTCTACGAGTTCGCAAGGCTCAATGCGCTTTCCGACGACGGGCATTGCCGTGCCTATTCGGACGACGCCAGCGGCACGGTCTGGGGTGAAGGCGCCGGGATGGTTGTCGTCGAGCGTGAATCGCGAGCTCGGCAATCCGGACGCCGGATCTACGGACGCATCCTGGCCGTCCGCACCAACCACAACGGCAAAGGCAAGCCGATCCTCGTTCCGCGCGTGCGCGCGCAAGAGCAGCTCATGCGCAAGACGATCGACGCGGCGGGAATCGATCCTGTCGATGTGGGCATGATCGAGGGACACGGCACCGCGACTCCAGTGGGCGACCCGGTGGAATTGCTCGCGCTCTTCAAGACCTACGGGGCGGCGGGCTCCGAGGCGCTGCTGGGCTCGATGAAGTCGAACGCCGGACATGCCCAAGCGGCTTCCGGAATCCTCGGCCTGATCAAGCTGCTGCTCGCCGGCCGGCATGGTCACATTCCGCCAACTCTGTTCTCGGACAACCCGACCAAGAAGGTGGACTGGGATCTGACGGGCCTGCGCCTGGCGACGAAGGTGCACGAGTGGCAACCCAAAGACGGCCTCCGCTACGGCGCCGTGTCTTCGTTCGGCGCCGGGGGCGCCAACGCACACGTAATCATCGCCATGCCCGCGAGTGAGCACTGTGACTCCTAG
- a CDS encoding alpha/beta hydrolase, whose product MNDGVPARGSLRSRAAVAVSKLMLRPITGAIPPDRAWGIWASRLLIARLMGTFGPSLAGTHVAQVNSVLPDGRRVIGEWVHRGPARSSTSASPNGTGSPRGPARSSTSAGAIYYVHGSGYTMCSPRTHRRLTSWLSSLTGLPVFCVDYRLAPRYRFPAAADDVRAAWDWLPTACGLPPERIVVVADSAGGHLAVDMLLQPDVAAEPPASLVLLSPLIDLTFTLAAARERQRPDPAVRAAVAARTVGLYHAGIDPTHHRLALDVAAGPVLPPTLIQAGGAEMLEADARQLAADIHAAGGSCELQIWPDQMHVFQSLPRMTPEAARAMDHVARFIVEALWVDTTAADQAV is encoded by the coding sequence ATGAACGACGGCGTGCCGGCGCGCGGGTCACTACGATCACGCGCCGCGGTAGCAGTGAGCAAACTGATGCTACGGCCGATCACCGGGGCCATTCCGCCGGACCGAGCGTGGGGGATCTGGGCCTCGCGCCTACTCATCGCCAGACTCATGGGCACGTTCGGGCCGTCACTCGCAGGCACCCACGTCGCGCAGGTCAACTCCGTTCTGCCGGACGGGCGCCGGGTCATCGGCGAATGGGTGCATCGCGGGCCAGCCCGCTCGTCGACCAGCGCGAGCCCAAATGGCACTGGCTCTCCTCGCGGGCCAGCCCGCTCGTCGACCAGCGCCGGGGCGATCTACTACGTGCACGGCAGCGGCTACACGATGTGCTCACCCCGCACCCACCGGCGGTTGACGTCTTGGCTTTCGTCGCTGACCGGGCTACCGGTGTTCTGCGTCGATTACCGGCTCGCGCCGCGCTACCGCTTCCCCGCCGCGGCCGACGACGTGCGTGCGGCCTGGGACTGGCTACCAACAGCGTGCGGCTTGCCCCCGGAACGCATTGTGGTCGTTGCTGATTCAGCGGGCGGACACCTGGCGGTGGACATGCTGCTGCAACCCGACGTCGCCGCCGAACCGCCGGCGTCACTGGTGTTGTTATCGCCCCTGATCGACCTTACGTTCACGCTCGCGGCCGCGCGGGAACGGCAACGCCCGGATCCCGCCGTCCGGGCGGCCGTCGCAGCCCGGACGGTCGGCTTGTACCACGCAGGAATCGACCCCACTCACCACCGCCTGGCCCTCGACGTTGCCGCAGGGCCAGTGCTTCCCCCGACGCTGATCCAGGCCGGTGGGGCCGAAATGTTGGAGGCGGACGCACGGCAACTCGCCGCCGACATCCACGCCGCCGGCGGCAGTTGCGAGCTGCAAATCTGGCCGGACCAGATGCACGTATTCCAATCACTGCCTCGGATGACGCCCGAGGCAGCAAGGGCCATGGACCATGTCGCCCGGTTCATCGTCGAGGCGTTGTGGGTAGACACCACGGCCGCCGACCAAGCGGTCTGA
- a CDS encoding thioesterase II family protein — translation MPRTLGWIRQFHEPDSPESLPLLVFPHAGAGASAYREFSKILSTKFQVIIFQYPGRQDRASEASPDSLPEIAAGAFDDFATSEHNRGVPIVVFGHSMGALVAFEFVRIAEAKGVDVRHLNVSAAVAPCNAAAKPPHPTDDEEILNHLAALEGTDTDVFADRELMRLALPVIKADYHAFDAYSCAEDVKVAAPIHAMGGDRDPYITLGDLYGWGRHTDTVRVTMFDGGHFYLRSHIDAVAELLASSARCEQTA, via the coding sequence ATGCCGCGCACACTGGGGTGGATCAGGCAGTTCCACGAGCCGGATTCGCCCGAGAGTCTTCCGCTGCTGGTTTTTCCGCATGCCGGAGCCGGCGCGTCGGCCTACCGCGAGTTCTCGAAGATACTCAGCACGAAATTCCAGGTCATCATTTTCCAGTACCCGGGACGCCAAGACCGCGCCTCTGAAGCCTCGCCCGACTCGCTCCCCGAGATCGCGGCGGGAGCCTTCGACGACTTCGCGACCTCGGAGCACAATCGCGGGGTTCCGATCGTCGTGTTCGGTCACAGCATGGGGGCATTGGTCGCCTTCGAGTTCGTCCGGATCGCGGAGGCCAAGGGAGTCGATGTGCGGCATCTCAACGTTTCCGCGGCGGTTGCCCCCTGCAACGCCGCGGCCAAACCACCTCATCCCACCGATGACGAGGAGATCCTCAACCATCTCGCCGCGCTGGAGGGCACCGACACGGATGTGTTCGCTGACCGCGAGCTGATGAGGCTGGCGCTTCCGGTGATCAAGGCCGACTACCACGCCTTCGACGCGTACTCCTGCGCCGAGGACGTCAAGGTAGCGGCCCCGATTCACGCGATGGGCGGTGATCGGGACCCGTATATCACGCTGGGCGATCTGTACGGGTGGGGTAGGCACACCGACACCGTCAGGGTGACGATGTTCGACGGCGGGCATTTCTATTTGCGGTCACACATCGACGCTGTCGCGGAGCTGTTGGCGTCGAGCGCACGATGCGAGCAAACAGCTTGA
- a CDS encoding MbtH family protein has product MSINPFDDDNGTFYVLANDEEQHSLWPAFADVPAGWRVVFGEDTRANCLSYVEKNWTDMRPRSLREAMASE; this is encoded by the coding sequence GTGAGTATCAATCCGTTTGACGACGATAATGGCACGTTCTACGTCCTGGCCAATGACGAGGAACAGCACAGCCTATGGCCGGCATTCGCCGACGTGCCGGCGGGCTGGCGCGTGGTGTTTGGCGAAGACACCCGCGCGAATTGCCTTTCATACGTCGAGAAGAACTGGACCGATATGCGGCCGAGGTCCCTGCGCGAAGCGATGGCCTCCGAGTAA
- a CDS encoding acyl-ACP desaturase — MPKSLTNLQLLHELEPVVERLLNRHLSMFKEWNPHDYIPWSDGKNYYALDGQDWEPRQSQLSDVAQVAMVQNLLTEDNLPSYHREIAMNFSMDGPWGQWVNRWTAEENRHSTALRDYLVVTRAVDPVELEKLRLEQMTRGFSPGQNHQGDMFADSLFDSVMYVSFQELATRVSHRNTGRACDDTIADKLLARVSADENLHMIFYRDVSAAGLDIAPNQAMKSVHRILRNFKMPGFTVPEFRRKAVIIAVGGVYDPRIHLDEVVMPVLRKWRIFEREDFTGEAARMRDDLAVLIKELEQAADKFDESKRRYLEREARRTEKITASKVLKTEGTLTLSRH, encoded by the coding sequence ATGCCCAAGAGCTTGACCAACCTGCAGCTACTTCACGAGCTGGAGCCCGTGGTGGAGCGCCTGCTCAACCGACACCTGTCGATGTTCAAGGAATGGAACCCGCACGACTACATTCCGTGGTCGGACGGCAAGAATTACTACGCCCTGGACGGTCAGGACTGGGAGCCCCGGCAAAGCCAGCTCTCCGACGTAGCTCAGGTGGCGATGGTGCAAAACCTGCTGACAGAGGACAATTTGCCGTCTTATCACCGTGAGATCGCGATGAACTTCAGCATGGACGGCCCTTGGGGGCAGTGGGTCAACCGGTGGACCGCCGAGGAGAACCGGCACAGTACCGCGCTGCGCGACTACCTGGTGGTGACCCGCGCGGTCGATCCGGTCGAGCTGGAGAAGCTGCGCCTGGAGCAAATGACCAGAGGCTTCAGCCCCGGACAGAACCACCAGGGCGATATGTTTGCTGACAGCTTGTTCGACTCCGTCATGTACGTCTCTTTCCAGGAATTGGCCACGCGCGTGTCGCACCGCAACACGGGCAGGGCCTGCGACGACACGATCGCCGACAAGCTGCTCGCCAGGGTGTCGGCCGACGAGAACCTGCACATGATCTTCTACCGGGACGTCAGCGCGGCCGGCCTGGACATCGCGCCCAACCAGGCGATGAAGTCCGTGCACCGGATTCTGCGCAATTTCAAGATGCCCGGTTTCACCGTGCCAGAGTTCCGGCGCAAGGCCGTGATCATCGCCGTCGGCGGCGTCTACGACCCGCGGATCCACCTCGACGAGGTGGTGATGCCGGTACTGAGGAAGTGGCGGATCTTCGAGCGCGAGGATTTCACCGGCGAGGCGGCGCGGATGCGCGACGATCTAGCCGTGCTGATCAAGGAGCTCGAGCAGGCCGCCGACAAATTCGACGAATCCAAGCGGCGCTACCTTGAACGCGAGGCTCGCAGGACGGAGAAGATCACGGCCAGCAAGGTGCTCAAAACCGAAGGGACGCTTACGCTCAGCCGGCATTAG
- the mbtG gene encoding NADPH-dependent L-lysine N(6)-monooxygenase MbtG: MSGTLAIVGAGAKAVAVAAKAAVLREMGVEVADVVAVERAGVAANWRSGGGWTDGRQRLGTSPEKDVGFPYRSALVPGRDTELDERMMRFSWQSYLVATDQFVGWIDRGRPAPTHDTWAGYLGWVADVVGLKVVRGEVIQISVDGSAWVLHTRESSLSADAVMMTGPGQPERSVLSGEPRVLSIAQFWQRAAQHERIVAENVAVIGGGETAASILNELFHHRVSAITAISPQATLFTRGEGFFENSLFSDPTGWRSLTPAERRDCIARTDRGVFSARVQESLLADERIKHLRGRVVRVVNRDTRIWITVCTDNCGKPFETLHRFDLVIDGSGADPLWFLPLLSPAAVDLLELGVGGPLTSERLEEAIGHDLAVAGVSPKLILPNLSGVNEGPGFPNLSCLGLLSDRVLGAGIDDLPMGTNPPMGRSGEYQSV, from the coding sequence ATGAGCGGCACGCTGGCGATCGTGGGGGCCGGGGCCAAGGCGGTGGCTGTGGCCGCGAAGGCGGCGGTGCTGCGCGAGATGGGCGTCGAGGTGGCCGACGTCGTGGCGGTCGAACGCGCCGGCGTGGCAGCCAACTGGCGGTCCGGCGGCGGTTGGACGGACGGTCGGCAACGGTTGGGCACCAGCCCGGAAAAGGACGTCGGCTTCCCGTACCGGTCGGCGCTGGTTCCGGGCCGCGACACCGAACTCGACGAGCGGATGATGCGGTTCAGCTGGCAGTCGTATCTCGTTGCGACGGACCAATTCGTGGGCTGGATAGACCGGGGGAGGCCGGCGCCGACCCACGATACGTGGGCTGGGTATTTGGGCTGGGTTGCCGACGTGGTGGGGCTGAAAGTCGTTCGCGGCGAGGTGATTCAGATCTCGGTCGACGGGTCCGCGTGGGTGCTGCACACCCGCGAGTCGAGCTTGTCGGCCGACGCGGTCATGATGACCGGTCCCGGTCAGCCCGAGCGGTCCGTGCTTTCCGGTGAGCCTCGGGTGTTGTCGATCGCGCAGTTCTGGCAGCGCGCCGCGCAACACGAGCGGATCGTCGCCGAAAATGTTGCGGTGATCGGCGGCGGGGAGACCGCGGCGTCGATACTCAACGAGTTATTCCATCACCGGGTTTCGGCGATCACGGCGATCTCACCGCAAGCAACCCTGTTCACCCGGGGCGAGGGTTTCTTCGAGAACTCGCTGTTTTCCGATCCCACGGGCTGGCGCAGCCTCACGCCAGCCGAACGGCGCGACTGCATCGCCCGGACCGACCGCGGAGTCTTCTCCGCGCGGGTTCAGGAGTCATTACTTGCCGACGAGCGGATCAAGCATTTACGCGGACGCGTCGTTCGCGTCGTCAACCGCGACACCCGAATCTGGATCACGGTCTGCACCGACAACTGTGGTAAGCCCTTTGAGACCCTGCATCGCTTTGACCTCGTCATCGACGGATCCGGCGCGGACCCGCTGTGGTTCCTGCCGCTATTGAGCCCGGCCGCCGTGGACCTGCTGGAGCTGGGCGTGGGTGGACCCCTGACGAGCGAGCGACTGGAAGAGGCGATCGGCCACGACTTGGCGGTGGCCGGGGTCAGCCCGAAACTGATCCTGCCCAATCTGTCCGGTGTCAACGAGGGCCCCGGATTTCCGAATCTGAGCTGCCTGGGGCTGCTTTCTGACCGCGTGCTTGGCGCCGGCATCGATGATCTGCCAATGGGGACCAATCCGCCAATGGGGAGAAGCGGTGAGTATCAATCCGTTTGA
- a CDS encoding (2,3-dihydroxybenzoyl)adenylate synthase codes for MPVIPPRPPETTAPDGFIPFPPHRAAAYRAAGYWTGRRLDSLLRRAATRSPQRVGVVDALGSYTYSELDKLVDRAAAGFASLGIAPADRVLLQLPNSCRFAVALFGLLRAGAIPVMCLPGHRLAELSHFARISGAVGLIIADTASGFDYRSMAEQLVAAHPRLRHVIVDGEPGPFMSWSDLPAGDVPEMGGDTASPALLLVSGGTTGAPKLIPRTHDDYVYNATASAELCRLTCDDVYLVSLPAAHNFPLACPGILGAMTTCATIVFGTDPSPEAAFATIERHGVTVTALVPALAKLWARACDWEPVTPKSLRLLQVGGAKLEPEEARRVRDALTPGLQQVFGMAEGLLNYTRLDDPPELLEHTQGRPLCAADELRVVDTEGRPVAPGAEGELLVRGPYTFNGYFGAERDNERCFDPDGFYRSGDLVRLRDDGYLVVTGRVKDVICRCGETIAAQGLEEQLMSHPAIWSAAAVPLPDPCMGEKICAAVVFAGPPVTLAELNAYLDERGVAKHARPDMLVATASLPTTPVGKIDKRAIALQVAAAAEPTAL; via the coding sequence TTGCCTGTTATCCCTCCCCGACCGCCCGAAACCACGGCGCCGGACGGCTTCATTCCCTTTCCGCCGCACCGCGCGGCTGCGTACCGGGCGGCCGGCTACTGGACGGGCCGCAGGCTCGATTCCTTGCTCCGCCGGGCCGCAACGAGGTCGCCGCAGCGGGTTGGGGTCGTCGATGCTCTCGGCAGCTATACGTACTCCGAACTGGACAAACTCGTCGACCGAGCGGCCGCTGGGTTCGCCTCGCTCGGGATCGCACCGGCTGACCGAGTGCTCCTGCAGCTGCCCAATTCGTGCCGGTTCGCCGTCGCGCTGTTCGGGCTGCTGCGCGCTGGAGCCATCCCCGTGATGTGCCTGCCCGGGCATCGATTGGCCGAATTGAGTCACTTCGCCCGGATCAGCGGCGCGGTCGGGTTGATCATCGCCGATACGGCGAGCGGCTTCGACTATCGCTCGATGGCCGAGCAGTTGGTGGCGGCGCATCCGAGGCTGCGCCACGTCATCGTCGACGGGGAACCCGGCCCCTTCATGTCCTGGTCAGACCTGCCCGCCGGTGACGTGCCCGAGATGGGGGGCGACACCGCGTCGCCCGCGTTGCTGCTCGTGTCGGGTGGCACCACCGGCGCGCCGAAACTGATCCCCCGTACGCACGATGACTACGTCTACAACGCCACCGCGAGCGCCGAGCTGTGCCGTCTGACGTGCGACGACGTGTACCTTGTGTCGTTGCCGGCGGCGCACAACTTCCCGCTGGCATGTCCCGGCATCCTCGGCGCGATGACTACCTGCGCCACAATCGTTTTCGGTACTGATCCAAGCCCGGAGGCCGCCTTCGCCACGATCGAGCGCCATGGTGTCACCGTCACCGCGCTCGTGCCCGCGCTGGCCAAGCTGTGGGCACGGGCGTGCGATTGGGAACCGGTGACACCCAAGTCGCTGCGGCTCTTGCAGGTTGGCGGGGCCAAGCTGGAGCCCGAGGAGGCGCGCCGGGTGCGCGACGCGCTGACCCCGGGCCTACAGCAGGTGTTCGGGATGGCCGAAGGGCTGCTGAACTACACCCGGCTCGACGATCCCCCGGAGCTGCTCGAGCACACGCAGGGACGGCCGCTCTGCGCGGCCGACGAGCTGCGTGTCGTCGACACCGAAGGCCGTCCGGTGGCGCCCGGCGCAGAGGGCGAACTGCTGGTGCGCGGTCCGTACACCTTCAATGGCTATTTCGGTGCCGAGCGCGACAATGAGCGCTGCTTTGATCCCGACGGGTTCTACCGCAGCGGCGACCTGGTGCGCCTGAGGGACGACGGCTACCTGGTGGTCACCGGGCGGGTCAAAGATGTCATTTGCCGTTGCGGCGAGACGATTGCCGCCCAGGGTCTCGAGGAGCAGCTGATGAGCCACCCGGCGATCTGGTCGGCCGCGGCCGTTCCGCTGCCCGACCCCTGTATGGGGGAAAAGATATGCGCCGCAGTCGTTTTCGCCGGACCGCCGGTGACACTTGCAGAGTTGAATGCCTACCTTGACGAGCGCGGGGTGGCGAAGCACGCCCGGCCCGACATGCTGGTCGCGACGGCGTCGCTGCCGACCACGCCAGTGGGAAAGATCGACAAACGCGCGATCGCGCTCCAGGTCGCCGCGGCGGCTGAACCCACAGCCCTGTGA